In Fluviicola taffensis DSM 16823, the following are encoded in one genomic region:
- a CDS encoding endonuclease MutS2, which translates to MKGFDQQTLHDLEFNQIREWLAAFSIGSTAQKRLENLAPNNDFDAIEFELLRLNEFKRIRIEGESFPALDFEELLSEIKLLPIKNAVLQQEGFVRITRASELVNHILHFFDKRSQDYPNLFAILNTVYFTRELIEAIEKVFDRRGQIKDDASPELFAIRQQIAKLRNQINRNFDKEMRRYLKEGLLGDTKEAFVNDRRVLTVQSTHKRKVGGIAVGSSKTGSLTFIEPSINIPLNNELEMSLDDERKEIFRILQELTRDIAHHLPLIQGYQSLLTEFDFINAKTKLALDLNANLPGIVRNTRIELIDAFHPILWKTNKNLGKVTLPQSLILDTNSRMLVISGPNAGGKSITLKTIGLLQIMLQAGLLIPVHENSKFCFFQQVLSDIGDNQSIENELSTYSYRLKRMKYFLKTSNRRTLLLLDEFGTGSDPELGGALAEVFFEELYKRKSYGVITTHYANIKLKADQLPNAVNGCMLFNTETLEPIYRFSMGQPGSSFTFEVAQMNGIPLDLIEQAKGKLDQNRVNMDHLLNELNREKMYLQRLNNEHIEAQQLANNAREEFIEKKQRIDEKLRTQQDLAEKNNLYINSGKKMKSFIDRYQTRTRKKDANNPLLEDVRKYLLVEKSKIEDAKRKVELMQQKPEKPTAKKRKTQQVEQDILQQEKIVVGSTVKMIETKQSGTVEEIKGHLLTVAFGFMRLKVEREKLMWIK; encoded by the coding sequence ATGAAAGGATTTGATCAGCAAACACTTCACGATTTAGAATTTAACCAAATCAGAGAATGGTTGGCTGCGTTTAGCATTGGTTCAACAGCTCAAAAAAGATTGGAAAATCTAGCTCCAAACAATGATTTTGATGCCATTGAATTTGAATTGCTCCGACTCAATGAATTTAAACGTATTCGTATTGAAGGAGAATCTTTTCCAGCCTTGGATTTTGAAGAATTGTTGAGCGAAATCAAATTGCTGCCAATTAAAAATGCAGTACTTCAACAAGAAGGATTTGTACGAATTACACGCGCATCCGAATTGGTAAATCACATTCTTCACTTTTTCGATAAACGCTCTCAAGACTATCCAAATCTCTTTGCAATTCTAAATACCGTTTACTTTACAAGAGAGTTGATTGAGGCAATTGAGAAAGTTTTTGATCGAAGAGGACAAATCAAAGACGATGCATCACCCGAGCTTTTTGCTATCCGTCAACAAATCGCTAAGTTGAGAAATCAAATCAACCGCAATTTTGACAAGGAAATGCGCCGTTATTTAAAGGAAGGACTTTTAGGTGACACCAAAGAAGCATTTGTAAATGACAGACGAGTTCTCACTGTTCAATCTACACACAAGCGAAAAGTAGGTGGAATTGCTGTTGGATCCTCGAAAACAGGAAGTTTGACATTCATTGAACCTTCCATCAATATTCCGTTGAACAATGAGTTGGAGATGTCTTTGGACGATGAACGAAAAGAAATTTTCCGAATCTTACAAGAATTAACACGTGATATCGCTCATCATCTACCATTGATTCAAGGATATCAAAGCCTATTAACCGAGTTTGATTTTATCAATGCAAAAACAAAACTTGCACTCGATTTGAATGCCAACCTTCCTGGAATTGTTCGAAACACACGCATTGAATTAATTGATGCTTTTCACCCAATTCTCTGGAAAACAAATAAAAACTTAGGAAAAGTAACCCTTCCACAAAGCTTAATATTGGATACAAATAGCCGCATGTTAGTTATTTCAGGACCAAATGCTGGTGGAAAATCAATTACTTTAAAAACGATTGGGCTTCTACAAATCATGCTCCAAGCGGGATTGCTCATTCCAGTCCACGAAAACAGTAAATTCTGTTTCTTCCAGCAAGTTCTATCCGATATTGGTGACAATCAATCGATCGAAAATGAGTTGAGCACCTATTCCTATCGCTTGAAGCGGATGAAATACTTTCTAAAAACTTCCAACCGAAGAACCTTACTTTTATTGGATGAGTTTGGAACAGGTTCCGATCCAGAACTAGGTGGCGCTTTGGCTGAAGTTTTCTTCGAAGAACTATACAAACGAAAATCGTATGGAGTCATTACAACTCACTACGCAAACATCAAACTCAAAGCAGACCAACTTCCGAACGCGGTGAATGGCTGCATGCTTTTCAATACAGAAACCTTAGAACCTATCTACCGCTTTTCCATGGGGCAACCTGGAAGTTCATTTACGTTTGAAGTTGCTCAAATGAATGGCATTCCTCTGGATTTAATAGAGCAAGCAAAAGGAAAATTAGATCAGAATCGAGTAAATATGGATCATCTATTGAACGAGTTGAATCGGGAGAAAATGTATTTGCAACGATTGAATAACGAACACATTGAAGCCCAGCAGCTTGCTAATAATGCGCGCGAAGAATTTATTGAGAAAAAGCAACGAATCGATGAAAAACTACGTACACAACAAGATTTAGCAGAAAAAAACAACCTGTATATCAATTCCGGAAAGAAAATGAAGTCTTTCATCGATCGTTATCAAACGAGAACACGAAAAAAAGATGCCAATAATCCATTATTAGAAGATGTCAGAAAATACCTTTTGGTAGAGAAATCGAAAATCGAAGACGCGAAACGCAAAGTGGAGTTGATGCAGCAAAAACCAGAAAAGCCAACTGCTAAAAAACGAAAAACGCAGCAAGTTGAACAAGATATTCTCCAACAAGAGAAAATCGTTGTTGGTTCAACTGTGAAAATGATTGAAACTAAGCAAAGCGGAACCGTTGAAGAAATAAAAGGCCACTTGCTAACCGTTGCTTTTGGATTTATGCGTTTAAAAGTTGAACGCGAAAAATTAATGTGGATCAAATAA
- a CDS encoding MFS transporter, producing the protein MPTKNYYYLEQSSILNGMLFLERFAYYGLKAFVYSYLISDAIKLYNEDASELLLTFSMALLFARIFGGLIVDFVLNEKVSILVSCGLQILGIILFMQEQLGLFYLGMFVFILGQALFSPTILKSIGKLYSTKKNKLDGALTFNHFAINLGSFLAPLAFGFLDFTESFKSGFISCIICFFLIIGFVFLVKPTKESLEENKESLEPRSRVYEIIFGSILGLFLYFLFQRILNQSMSSLNYSGFTLGNSSLIITLIPALIPLITSLIFGIIWNRFQFSSLLKGTIGFGIAAVSIIAAILTIESSQIDNPVFMISYFILIGLGEVLVAPIFLSLILQYSPLKYMGTFSGLALSCFGFLSVFIGTKLTDQIGDENELIATSISGTGFFICAVILLILYLLTKRKDAVHNHLDEF; encoded by the coding sequence ATGCCGACTAAAAACTACTACTACCTAGAACAATCCAGCATCCTAAATGGAATGCTTTTTCTAGAACGATTTGCCTATTACGGATTAAAAGCCTTTGTTTATAGCTACCTCATTAGCGATGCAATCAAACTATACAACGAAGATGCTTCAGAGCTTTTGCTAACATTTTCGATGGCCCTACTTTTTGCACGAATTTTTGGTGGTTTGATCGTTGATTTTGTCTTGAACGAAAAAGTTTCCATCCTCGTCAGCTGTGGACTTCAAATACTTGGAATTATCCTGTTTATGCAAGAACAATTGGGGCTCTTTTATCTAGGAATGTTCGTTTTCATCCTTGGCCAGGCACTATTCTCTCCAACGATTCTAAAATCCATTGGCAAACTCTATTCGACCAAGAAAAACAAGCTTGATGGAGCTTTAACATTCAATCACTTTGCTATTAACCTTGGTTCGTTTTTAGCTCCGTTAGCATTTGGATTCTTAGACTTTACAGAATCATTCAAAAGCGGATTTATATCCTGTATCATTTGTTTCTTCCTAATCATCGGGTTTGTTTTTTTGGTAAAACCAACAAAAGAATCGCTAGAGGAAAACAAAGAGTCACTAGAGCCACGAAGTCGCGTTTACGAAATTATCTTCGGATCTATTTTAGGTCTGTTTCTTTATTTCCTATTCCAACGAATCCTCAACCAATCAATGTCAAGCTTGAATTACAGCGGATTTACGCTAGGCAACTCCAGTTTGATTATCACTTTAATCCCCGCATTAATTCCACTTATTACTTCCCTCATTTTTGGAATTATTTGGAATCGGTTTCAATTTTCGTCCTTGTTAAAAGGAACAATTGGCTTTGGAATTGCTGCCGTATCAATTATTGCCGCAATTTTAACAATAGAAAGCAGTCAAATTGACAATCCCGTTTTCATGATTAGTTATTTCATTCTCATCGGACTTGGAGAAGTGCTTGTAGCACCCATATTTTTGAGTTTGATTCTTCAGTATTCTCCACTGAAATACATGGGAACTTTTTCTGGATTAGCCTTATCTTGTTTTGGCTTCTTAAGTGTGTTTATTGGAACCAAACTAACAGATCAAATCGGGGATGAAAATGAACTAATTGCGACCTCTATTTCTGGTACTGGTTTCTTTATTTGCGCTGTTATTCTGCTTATTTTATATTTACTGACAAAAAGAAAAGATGCCGTTCACAATCATTTGGATGAATTTTAA
- a CDS encoding DUF481 domain-containing protein encodes MRIWLVILLFISSSTGFSQIVNIENRRIYDDTSGWSGSLDAGFAVTQNSSDILYSGNLRPRVQYKTRKNHFLLISDLNYAGSNKTTYANSGMSHFRYARRIKNSAWKWEVYTQIQYNQLLNQRVRYLIGTGPRWKFIDTNNVRFFAGTSTFWEYEELTEDGVINSDFRWSNYLSWFIRTKSGFSFSATTYYQPRWDKFNDFRFSGNYAISQAITKRLDMRIEFNLFYDSAPPANVRTTVFSSSAGVHLRLGE; translated from the coding sequence ATGAGAATTTGGTTAGTTATACTGTTGTTTATTTCAAGTTCAACCGGATTTTCTCAAATCGTAAATATTGAAAATAGACGTATTTACGATGATACTTCTGGGTGGAGCGGCTCCTTGGATGCTGGTTTTGCAGTAACTCAAAATTCATCAGATATTTTATATTCGGGAAATTTAAGACCTCGGGTTCAATATAAAACGAGAAAGAATCATTTTTTGTTAATTTCTGATTTGAATTATGCGGGATCGAATAAAACCACTTATGCAAATTCTGGAATGTCTCACTTTCGCTATGCGAGAAGAATTAAAAATAGCGCATGGAAATGGGAGGTATACACCCAGATTCAATACAATCAATTATTGAATCAACGGGTGAGGTATTTGATCGGAACGGGACCTCGTTGGAAATTTATTGACACCAATAATGTGCGTTTCTTTGCCGGAACATCTACCTTTTGGGAATACGAAGAATTAACGGAGGATGGAGTGATTAACAGTGATTTTCGATGGAGTAATTATTTGAGCTGGTTTATCCGAACTAAATCGGGATTTAGTTTTTCTGCAACCACTTATTATCAGCCAAGATGGGATAAGTTTAATGATTTTCGTTTCTCGGGGAATTACGCGATTAGCCAAGCAATCACGAAACGGTTGGATATGCGTATCGAATTTAACTTGTTTTATGATAGTGCTCCTCCAGCCAATGTAAGGACCACTGTTTTTAGCTCCTCGGCGGGTGTGCATCTGCGTTTGGGAGAGTAA
- a CDS encoding LptF/LptG family permease, with protein MLKILDRYIIRKFLSTFFFMLGIIMLLAMVFDIAERLSDFIEKQASFKAIVFDYYLNFLLYYGNTFSSMIVFIAVIWFTAKMAQDAEIIPMLFSGRPFIRIIRPYMIAATILMLLSLVLNHFVLPRANRVRLDFEESFYRDRLLVENYNAEFPGNELVHYSTYNSEENMINDFVIERYDSQNRLIHFMKARTASVIPGVKRWRLTDVFERKVSYSDTSGTSKGEMESIIQKHQLTENHLKDTTLPYNVDDIAVRDNVVEAMTFRELSSFIAKEKAKGNPSVAMYEIELYQRSSYPFATYVLTLIGVSVSSRKKRGGIGINIAIGLLFVFIYIFAMKITTVAATTVGFPSVAAVWLPNVMFGILALFLYRIAPK; from the coding sequence ATGCTTAAAATTTTAGATCGATATATCATCCGAAAGTTTCTTTCAACATTCTTTTTTATGTTGGGAATTATCATGCTTTTGGCAATGGTTTTTGATATAGCCGAGCGATTAAGTGATTTTATTGAGAAACAAGCATCTTTCAAGGCGATTGTTTTTGATTACTATTTGAATTTCTTGTTGTACTACGGAAACACCTTCTCTTCCATGATTGTGTTTATTGCGGTGATTTGGTTTACGGCAAAAATGGCTCAGGACGCTGAAATTATTCCCATGCTTTTTAGTGGAAGACCATTTATTCGGATCATTCGCCCCTATATGATTGCCGCAACTATTTTGATGCTTTTGTCGCTTGTGTTAAATCATTTTGTCTTACCACGGGCAAATCGTGTGCGATTGGATTTTGAAGAATCGTTTTACAGAGATCGATTACTTGTGGAAAATTACAATGCGGAATTTCCGGGAAACGAATTGGTACATTATTCCACTTATAATTCGGAAGAAAATATGATCAATGATTTTGTTATTGAACGGTATGATTCTCAAAATCGTTTGATTCATTTTATGAAGGCAAGAACAGCTTCAGTCATTCCGGGAGTGAAAAGGTGGCGTTTAACGGACGTTTTTGAACGGAAAGTTTCTTATTCTGATACATCTGGAACGTCTAAAGGCGAAATGGAAAGCATCATTCAAAAGCATCAATTGACCGAAAATCATTTGAAAGACACTACACTTCCTTATAATGTGGATGATATTGCTGTTCGAGACAATGTGGTGGAAGCGATGACCTTCAGAGAATTGTCATCCTTTATTGCAAAGGAAAAAGCGAAAGGAAATCCAAGTGTTGCAATGTATGAGATTGAATTGTATCAGCGGTCGAGTTATCCATTTGCAACCTACGTATTGACGCTTATTGGAGTAAGTGTGTCTAGCAGAAAAAAACGGGGTGGAATTGGAATCAATATCGCAATCGGATTATTGTTTGTGTTCATTTATATTTTCGCCATGAAGATTACTACAGTTGCTGCAACTACTGTTGGTTTTCCATCTGTCGCTGCTGTTTGGCTTCCAAATGTGATGTTTGGAATTTTGGCATTATTCCTTTACCGTATTGCGCCAAAGTGA
- the tgt gene encoding tRNA guanosine(34) transglycosylase Tgt, which yields MHFELKHTDPHSKARAGLVHTDHGTIETPIFMPVGTQGTVKGVHQQELRDDVQAQIILGNTFHLYLRPGLDVIEGAGGLHQFIGWERPILTDSGGYQVYSLATSRKITEEGVRFQSHHDGSYHFFSPERAIDIQRSIGADIIMAFDECTPYPCDYNYAKRSMHMTHRWLKRCITQMDSTEPKYGFSQALFPIVQGSVYPDLRKESAEFIASQNAEGNAIGGLSVGEPDEDLYSMTDLVCSILPADKPRYLMGVGTPVNILESIAMGVDMFDCVMPSRNARHGMLFTSEGTINIKNQKWKMDFSPLDVNGTAYVDQVYSKAYLHHLIKAKENLAIQIATIHNLAFYLALVKEARARILDGTFRKWKDEQVKILGRRI from the coding sequence ATGCACTTTGAACTGAAGCACACCGATCCGCACTCGAAAGCTAGAGCTGGACTTGTTCACACAGACCATGGAACGATTGAAACTCCGATATTTATGCCTGTTGGAACTCAAGGAACAGTGAAGGGCGTTCATCAACAAGAATTGCGGGATGACGTACAGGCTCAAATTATTTTGGGAAATACCTTTCATTTGTATTTGCGTCCAGGTTTGGATGTGATTGAAGGGGCTGGTGGATTGCATCAGTTTATTGGTTGGGAACGTCCAATTTTAACCGATAGTGGAGGTTATCAAGTGTATTCATTGGCGACAAGTCGAAAAATAACAGAAGAGGGCGTTCGTTTTCAATCTCATCATGATGGAAGTTACCATTTTTTCTCTCCAGAAAGAGCTATCGATATTCAACGTTCGATTGGAGCAGATATCATCATGGCTTTTGATGAGTGTACGCCTTATCCATGCGATTATAATTATGCGAAACGCTCCATGCACATGACGCATCGTTGGCTGAAGCGTTGTATTACTCAAATGGATTCAACAGAACCTAAATACGGATTCTCACAAGCGTTATTCCCAATTGTTCAAGGAAGTGTTTACCCCGATTTGAGAAAGGAATCTGCTGAATTTATCGCTTCGCAAAATGCAGAAGGAAATGCCATTGGTGGACTTTCTGTGGGTGAACCAGATGAAGATCTTTATAGTATGACGGATTTGGTCTGTTCTATTTTACCAGCGGATAAGCCACGTTATTTAATGGGTGTTGGAACGCCAGTAAATATTTTGGAGTCGATTGCTATGGGTGTTGATATGTTTGATTGTGTGATGCCATCTCGAAATGCGAGACATGGAATGTTGTTTACTTCTGAAGGAACGATTAATATTAAGAATCAGAAGTGGAAAATGGATTTTTCTCCATTGGATGTGAATGGCACGGCTTATGTAGATCAGGTGTATTCGAAGGCTTATTTACATCATTTAATCAAAGCAAAGGAAAATTTAGCGATTCAGATTGCAACGATTCATAATTTAGCTTTTTATTTGGCGTTAGTGAAGGAGGCTCGTGCTCGAATTTTGGATGGTACGTTCCGAAAATGGAAAGATGAACAAGTAAAAATACTAGGGAGAAGGATTTAA
- a CDS encoding glycosyltransferase has product MKIIPELQETGVFYIFWIFAGLLAIQLIYSVLFFGRLAFWKSKPVKMDLPSVSIIIAARNESDNLYENLPKILEQDYPAPFEVVVINNQSMDDSKYLLDALGRQYPNLVVMEVERSKHLLPSKKFPLTLGIKKARYEHLVLTDADCTPASNLWLRKMVERFSEKKQIVLGYGPYTKKKGLINKIIRFDTTMIAVNYFSMAVNKIPYMGVGRNMAYTKEVFKSTNGFKSHYSLMSGDDDLFIQEAAKKSNYTIQLDPDTFQYSEAKENWESFVLQKSRHYTTSPRYKVFKKAMLGIYPFTLILMLISFVLLVLQSGWWIHALIGFGFVTVIKWWLLGLCFNKLKSPGFIALLPITDIVYVLILPFFYYSALQKNSSKWK; this is encoded by the coding sequence ATGAAAATTATCCCAGAATTACAGGAAACAGGCGTATTTTATATCTTTTGGATTTTTGCTGGACTATTAGCTATACAGTTAATATATTCCGTACTTTTCTTTGGGAGACTAGCTTTTTGGAAGAGCAAGCCAGTAAAAATGGACTTGCCCTCCGTCTCAATTATTATTGCAGCTCGCAATGAATCAGACAATTTGTATGAGAACTTGCCCAAAATATTGGAACAAGATTATCCTGCTCCCTTTGAAGTGGTAGTCATTAATAACCAATCCATGGATGATTCCAAATACCTTCTGGATGCTTTGGGCCGTCAATATCCAAACTTAGTTGTGATGGAGGTTGAAAGAAGTAAGCATTTATTGCCCAGCAAGAAGTTTCCATTGACTTTGGGAATCAAAAAGGCGCGTTATGAACATTTGGTGCTAACCGATGCAGATTGTACACCCGCTAGTAATTTGTGGCTTCGTAAAATGGTAGAACGATTTAGCGAAAAGAAACAAATTGTTTTGGGTTATGGTCCATATACCAAGAAGAAAGGATTAATCAATAAGATTATTCGCTTCGACACCACAATGATTGCCGTAAATTACTTTTCCATGGCTGTGAATAAAATCCCCTACATGGGAGTTGGAAGGAATATGGCCTACACGAAAGAAGTTTTTAAATCAACCAACGGATTTAAATCTCATTATTCTTTAATGTCCGGTGATGATGATTTATTTATCCAAGAAGCTGCAAAGAAAAGCAACTACACAATCCAGTTAGATCCAGATACATTTCAATACAGCGAGGCGAAAGAAAATTGGGAATCTTTTGTGCTTCAGAAGTCTAGACACTACACTACATCTCCAAGATACAAGGTTTTCAAGAAAGCGATGTTAGGAATATATCCATTCACACTGATTTTGATGCTGATATCTTTTGTTCTTTTGGTGTTACAAAGTGGATGGTGGATTCATGCCTTAATTGGTTTTGGTTTTGTAACAGTGATAAAATGGTGGCTTTTGGGGCTTTGCTTCAACAAATTAAAATCTCCAGGCTTCATTGCTTTATTGCCTATTACTGACATCGTATATGTTTTGATACTTCCATTTTTTTATTATTCAGCATTGCAAAAAAATTCTTCGAAATGGAAGTAG
- a CDS encoding RNA polymerase sigma factor has product MEVVGDHLSDKARIDLVLVDKARGGDQGAYAQLMDRYRESIYFMMMKMVRNSDDADDLTIEAFGKAFSRLDQYSPSFAFSTWLFKIASNNCIDFIRKKRIKLTSMDTGYTNEDGEAVGIDARSDTRDPEEHIIHNQKVKHMRQLVSKLKPRYRELIEKRYFEELSYEEIAEELNLPLGTVKAQLFRARDFLAQMMAQTKDSI; this is encoded by the coding sequence ATGGAAGTAGTTGGAGATCATTTATCGGATAAAGCTAGAATTGACTTAGTTCTAGTTGATAAAGCGCGGGGTGGCGATCAAGGTGCTTATGCGCAATTAATGGACCGATACCGTGAATCTATCTATTTCATGATGATGAAAATGGTTCGCAATTCGGACGATGCAGATGATTTGACCATTGAAGCTTTCGGAAAGGCATTTAGTCGCTTAGATCAATATTCCCCAAGTTTTGCATTCTCTACCTGGTTATTCAAAATCGCTTCCAACAATTGTATTGATTTTATCCGCAAGAAACGAATCAAGTTGACTTCAATGGATACGGGCTATACCAATGAAGATGGAGAAGCCGTTGGAATTGACGCTAGATCGGACACCAGAGATCCTGAAGAGCACATCATTCACAACCAAAAGGTAAAGCACATGCGTCAGTTGGTAAGTAAGCTGAAACCACGTTATCGTGAGCTGATTGAAAAAAGATACTTTGAAGAATTGAGTTACGAAGAAATTGCTGAAGAATTAAATCTTCCGCTGGGAACTGTAAAGGCACAGTTATTTAGAGCAAGAGATTTCTTAGCGCAAATGATGGCGCAAACCAAGGATTCAATATAA
- a CDS encoding AMP-dependent synthetase/ligase has product MNDVKRLFDVPAYQLNKFPNAAMFVTKMEGNWVPMTTDEFVALANQISKGLVELGISVGEKVAIVSPNRVEWNILDIAIQQVGAIVVPIYPNISENDYVYIFNDAGIKHAFVGGIDLAHKIQGVASKISSLEKIFTFDKMDGFAHYKELVELGANLPQNTITQLKANVRNEDLATIIYTSGTTGNPKGVMLSHNNLLSNVLACKPSIPADENSRVLTFLPVCHVYERMLHYLYMYCGSSIYFAESMDTIGENIKEVKPHVFTAVPRLLEKVFDKIMAKGDELKGFKRRIFFWAIAVAEKYDTVGMGFWYNFKLSIARKLVFSKWREVLGGEVTAIASGSAALQPRLAQIFLAAGIPVLEGYGLTETSPVISVNCLKKGIRIGTVGPLIDGVKVKIAEDGEILVKGPNVMMGYYNLPDKTEEAIDQQDWFHTGDIGMFVEDKFLKITDRKKEIFKTSGGKYIIPQAMENKFKESRFIEQMVVLGEGQKFPAALIVPSFSFIKEWATRKQIDVSKATNEEIAANPQVIERIQQEVDKFNAGFGHWEMIKKFHLLPKELTTEGGELTPTLKLKRKIINEKFEAIIKGFYTE; this is encoded by the coding sequence ATGAATGATGTAAAACGACTTTTTGACGTTCCTGCGTATCAATTGAATAAATTCCCTAATGCGGCCATGTTTGTTACAAAAATGGAAGGCAATTGGGTTCCTATGACTACCGACGAATTTGTAGCACTTGCCAATCAAATTTCAAAGGGACTTGTTGAATTAGGTATTTCAGTTGGTGAAAAAGTAGCGATAGTATCGCCAAACCGTGTAGAATGGAATATCTTGGATATCGCCATTCAACAAGTAGGAGCCATTGTTGTTCCAATTTATCCAAATATTTCAGAGAATGACTATGTCTATATCTTTAACGATGCTGGAATCAAGCATGCCTTCGTTGGCGGTATTGATTTAGCGCATAAGATTCAAGGGGTAGCTTCGAAAATAAGTAGTTTGGAGAAAATTTTCACTTTTGATAAAATGGATGGTTTCGCTCATTACAAAGAGTTGGTTGAGCTGGGAGCGAATCTTCCTCAAAACACGATTACTCAATTGAAGGCGAATGTGCGTAATGAGGATTTAGCAACAATTATCTATACTTCAGGAACTACAGGCAATCCGAAAGGGGTGATGTTGTCGCACAATAACCTTCTTTCAAATGTACTTGCGTGTAAACCAAGTATTCCTGCAGATGAGAATTCTAGAGTGTTGACGTTCTTGCCGGTTTGTCATGTTTACGAACGAATGCTTCACTATTTATATATGTACTGTGGTTCTTCAATTTACTTTGCGGAATCAATGGACACAATTGGAGAGAATATAAAGGAAGTAAAGCCTCATGTATTTACAGCTGTTCCACGTTTGTTGGAAAAAGTGTTCGATAAAATTATGGCAAAAGGCGATGAGTTGAAAGGATTCAAGCGTCGTATTTTCTTCTGGGCAATTGCTGTTGCTGAGAAATATGATACCGTTGGTATGGGATTCTGGTACAATTTCAAATTGAGTATTGCCCGGAAACTGGTCTTTTCGAAATGGAGAGAAGTTTTAGGTGGTGAAGTGACTGCTATTGCATCTGGTTCAGCGGCATTGCAGCCTCGTTTAGCACAAATTTTTCTAGCAGCAGGAATTCCAGTATTAGAAGGGTATGGTTTAACAGAGACTTCTCCTGTGATTTCTGTGAATTGCTTGAAAAAAGGAATTCGCATTGGAACTGTAGGGCCGCTTATTGATGGGGTGAAAGTGAAAATTGCTGAAGACGGTGAAATATTGGTGAAAGGTCCAAACGTGATGATGGGATATTACAATTTACCTGACAAAACAGAAGAGGCAATTGATCAACAAGATTGGTTCCATACAGGCGATATCGGAATGTTTGTGGAAGATAAATTTTTGAAAATTACCGATCGTAAAAAAGAGATTTTCAAAACTTCAGGAGGGAAATACATCATTCCTCAGGCGATGGAAAATAAATTTAAAGAATCGCGTTTCATTGAACAGATGGTAGTGCTTGGTGAAGGACAAAAATTCCCTGCGGCATTGATTGTTCCAAGTTTTAGCTTTATCAAGGAGTGGGCAACGCGCAAACAAATAGACGTGTCTAAAGCAACAAATGAAGAAATTGCAGCAAATCCCCAGGTGATTGAACGCATTCAGCAAGAGGTGGATAAATTCAATGCTGGATTTGGGCATTGGGAAATGATTAAGAAATTCCATTTGTTGCCTAAAGAATTAACCACTGAAGGTGGAGAATTAACACCAACTTTGAAATTGAAACGTAAAATAATCAATGAAAAATTTGAAGCAATTATTAAAGGGTTTTATACTGAATGA